The following proteins come from a genomic window of Streptomyces sp. Sge12:
- the lanKC gene encoding class III lanthionine synthetase LanKC: MTSTRPQPEEYCQADRVFYDIAGRHNEDDTSWFTRTAAPAPEGWERREMDVWIVHTPVGHVMPQQGWKIHISGLPDNARRIVDAAWEYCTREGLPFKFLRSVDVLTTHSLKYAPRSSSGKLVTIYPSDEGQLHRALEELGALLDGEAGPYILTDLRWGAGPLHVRYGGFIARWCTDEDGTPVAAIERPDGTLVPDRRRPVFEVPDWVEMPAFLAEQLAAREASGSAADFPYRVERALHFSNGGGVYLAKDAEGRQVVLKEGRPHAGLDGRGRDAVTRLARERRAMEHLAGIPGIPALYEHRVVWEHHFLAVQHLEGDTLQGWLARHYPLTKAGPTDTELTAYARRAQTVADRIEALVAEVHARGMIFGDLHPANILIDDEDRVSLVDFELAVPVEEADRLGLGHPGFAGTGRTGFAIDRHALAALRLWLLFPLTGLNELDPGRGVHQADIAEQRFALPAGSLDAVRRELAPGEQARDRVPPVLREPLSVDLDEARPDWAAVRKSLAEAVLLSATPERTDRLFPGDVRQFLTDGLGLAHGAAGVLWALHTSGAGRFPEHEEWLLKTADRRPPSRPGLYDGAHGVAHVLREFGHLEAAEGLLARSADAVGALRDVSLQRGTAGIGLDLLDAAARTGGDHLRHALALADRTAQAIALGTAPGIAAGPGRGSRAGLLRGWSGPALFFLRLYEDTADTAHLDLAVRALHHDLDLCTTAEDGSLQVDGGFRSLPYLEVGSAGIALVADQVLAHRPDDRLEQALPLLVRAAEPEFTIEPHLFGGRAGLLATLASLRTRTAGAAPGPAVARHLSRLHWHALSYRGHLAFPGEQLRRISMDLATGGPGILLALTAALDGRRDFLPFLAPRTDRHPTGVDHHAP; encoded by the coding sequence ATGACCAGCACGAGGCCGCAGCCCGAGGAGTACTGCCAGGCCGACCGCGTCTTCTACGACATCGCCGGCCGCCACAACGAGGACGACACCTCCTGGTTCACCCGCACCGCCGCCCCCGCCCCCGAGGGCTGGGAACGCCGCGAGATGGACGTGTGGATCGTGCACACGCCGGTCGGCCACGTCATGCCGCAGCAGGGCTGGAAGATCCACATCTCCGGTCTGCCGGACAACGCCCGCCGCATCGTGGACGCCGCCTGGGAGTACTGCACCCGCGAGGGGCTGCCGTTCAAGTTCCTGCGCAGCGTCGACGTCCTGACGACCCACAGCCTCAAGTACGCACCGCGCTCCTCCAGCGGCAAGCTGGTGACGATCTACCCGAGCGACGAGGGCCAGCTCCACCGAGCCCTCGAAGAGCTGGGCGCGCTCCTCGACGGCGAGGCGGGCCCGTACATCCTCACCGACCTGCGGTGGGGTGCCGGACCGCTGCACGTGCGCTACGGCGGCTTCATCGCCCGCTGGTGCACCGACGAGGACGGCACGCCCGTCGCGGCGATCGAACGCCCCGACGGCACGCTGGTCCCCGACCGGCGCCGGCCCGTCTTCGAGGTGCCCGACTGGGTCGAGATGCCCGCCTTCCTGGCCGAGCAGCTGGCGGCCCGCGAGGCGAGCGGCTCGGCCGCGGACTTCCCGTACCGGGTCGAGCGCGCCCTGCACTTCTCCAACGGCGGCGGCGTCTACCTGGCGAAGGACGCCGAAGGACGCCAGGTCGTGCTGAAGGAGGGCCGCCCCCACGCGGGCCTCGACGGCCGCGGCCGGGACGCGGTGACCAGGCTGGCGCGGGAGCGCCGGGCCATGGAACACCTCGCCGGCATCCCCGGCATCCCCGCCCTGTACGAGCACCGCGTCGTGTGGGAGCACCACTTCCTGGCCGTGCAGCACCTGGAGGGCGACACCCTGCAGGGCTGGCTGGCCCGGCACTACCCGCTGACCAAGGCCGGACCGACCGACACCGAACTCACCGCCTACGCCCGCCGGGCGCAGACCGTGGCCGACCGCATCGAGGCACTCGTCGCCGAGGTGCACGCCCGCGGCATGATCTTCGGCGACCTGCACCCGGCGAACATCCTCATCGACGACGAGGACCGCGTCTCACTGGTCGACTTCGAACTCGCCGTACCCGTAGAGGAGGCGGACCGGCTCGGCCTCGGCCACCCCGGTTTCGCCGGCACCGGACGCACCGGCTTCGCCATCGACCGGCACGCCCTGGCCGCCCTGCGGCTGTGGCTGCTGTTCCCGCTCACCGGGCTGAACGAGCTCGACCCGGGCCGCGGCGTACACCAGGCGGACATCGCCGAGCAACGGTTCGCCCTGCCCGCCGGCAGCCTGGACGCCGTACGCCGCGAACTGGCCCCCGGCGAGCAGGCCCGCGACCGGGTGCCGCCCGTGCTCCGCGAGCCGCTGAGCGTGGACTTGGACGAGGCGCGGCCCGACTGGGCGGCCGTACGCAAGTCACTGGCGGAAGCCGTCCTGCTCTCGGCCACCCCCGAGCGCACCGATCGGCTCTTCCCCGGCGACGTACGGCAGTTCCTCACCGACGGGCTGGGCCTCGCCCACGGAGCGGCGGGCGTCCTGTGGGCGCTGCACACCTCCGGCGCGGGGCGCTTCCCCGAGCACGAGGAGTGGCTGCTGAAGACGGCCGACCGACGACCGCCCTCGCGGCCGGGCCTCTACGACGGGGCACACGGAGTCGCCCACGTCCTGCGGGAGTTCGGCCACCTGGAAGCGGCCGAAGGACTGCTGGCCCGCAGTGCGGACGCCGTCGGGGCCCTGCGCGACGTGAGCCTGCAGCGCGGCACGGCGGGCATCGGACTCGACCTGCTCGACGCCGCGGCCCGGACGGGCGGCGACCATCTGCGCCACGCCCTGGCCCTCGCGGACCGGACGGCGCAGGCGATCGCCCTGGGCACCGCCCCGGGCATTGCCGCCGGCCCCGGCCGGGGCAGCCGGGCCGGGCTGCTGCGCGGCTGGTCCGGACCCGCCCTGTTCTTCCTGCGGCTGTACGAGGACACGGCGGACACGGCCCACCTCGACCTGGCGGTCCGGGCGCTGCACCACGACCTCGACCTGTGCACCACGGCCGAGGACGGCTCGCTCCAGGTCGACGGCGGATTCCGGTCGCTGCCGTACCTGGAGGTGGGCAGTGCAGGGATCGCGCTGGTCGCCGACCAGGTCCTCGCCCACCGCCCGGACGACCGGCTGGAGCAGGCCCTTCCGCTCCTGGTGCGGGCGGCCGAGCCGGAGTTCACCATCGAGCCGCACCTGTTCGGCGGCCGGGCCGGCCTGCTGGCCACGCTCGCCTCGCTGCGCACCCGCACCGCGGGAGCGGCACCCGGGCCGGCCGTGGCGCGGCACCTGTCACGACTGCACTGGCACGCGCTGTCCTACCGCGGCCACCTCGCCTTCCCCGGCGAGCAGTTGCGCAGGATCTCGATGGACCTGGCCACCGGCGGCCCCGGCATCCTGCTGGCCCTCACCGCGGCACTGGACGGACGGCGGGACTTCCTGCCCTTCCTCGCGCCGCGCACGGACCGGCACCCCACCGGCGTGGACCACCACGCCCCCTGA
- the fabI gene encoding enoyl-ACP reductase FabI, with protein MSGLLDGKRLVITGVITESSIAYAVARLAQQEGAHIVLTAYGRTSLVQRLARRLPHPPPVVELDVTAPDQLAQLADRVGEHLDGVDGVLHSVAHAPAACLDGGFMTAGWNDVSAALHTSTYSLQALVVACRPLLRPGASVVGLDFDASRAWPGYDWMGVAKAGLEACSRYLARELGPDRIRVNLVAAGPLRTLAARGIGGDGASFEAGWATKAPLGWDAADPAPVARTCLALLSDWLPATTGEIVHADGGHHIIGS; from the coding sequence ATGAGCGGCCTGCTCGACGGCAAGAGACTCGTCATCACCGGTGTGATCACCGAGAGTTCGATCGCCTACGCCGTGGCGCGCCTCGCCCAGCAGGAGGGCGCGCACATCGTCCTCACCGCGTACGGACGCACCTCGCTGGTGCAGCGGCTCGCCCGCCGGCTGCCCCACCCACCCCCGGTCGTGGAACTCGACGTCACCGCGCCCGACCAGCTCGCCCAGCTCGCCGACCGCGTCGGCGAGCACCTCGACGGCGTCGACGGCGTGCTCCACTCCGTCGCGCACGCCCCCGCCGCATGCCTCGACGGCGGATTCATGACCGCCGGCTGGAACGACGTCTCGGCCGCCCTGCACACCTCCACGTACTCGCTCCAGGCCCTCGTAGTGGCCTGCCGACCCCTGCTGCGCCCCGGAGCGTCCGTCGTGGGCCTGGACTTCGACGCCTCCCGGGCCTGGCCCGGCTACGACTGGATGGGCGTGGCCAAGGCGGGGCTGGAGGCGTGCAGCCGCTACCTGGCACGCGAGCTCGGACCCGACCGCATCAGGGTCAACCTGGTCGCGGCCGGCCCCCTGCGCACCCTGGCCGCGCGCGGCATCGGCGGCGACGGAGCGTCCTTCGAGGCCGGGTGGGCGACGAAGGCCCCGCTGGGCTGGGACGCCGCCGACCCGGCCCCCGTCGCCCGAACCTGCCTGGCCCTGCTGTCGGACTGGCTCCCCGCGACCACGGGCGAGATCGTCCACGCGGACGGCGGCCACCACATCATCGGGAGCTGA
- a CDS encoding class I adenylate-forming enzyme family protein: MTVTRTQEPTARTVPPDPVVAAPAAAPALADAAGTLTGPALTRRVLAAARELRGRGVAPGDRVLVKGDNCVDYVVALLALMHLDASLVPVDHRQSAADGRFAARRARARWLLTGEDGAGDFPGEGVLAYPGCGAGSAPLDGEVDLAAWFARTDAVVLWSSGTTGRPKGIVKSGRALHDNTLRTVRAMGYRADDVLAPLLPFSHQYGLSVVLLWWLARCTLVVTPYQRLDVALAQAADHGVTAVDAAPSTYHSLLGVVRRRPELRAALSRVRLWGVGGAPLPAPLAAAFPQALGRPLLDGYGLTELGNVSLATPDAPTGCGRPLPGIGVRVIRPDGEEAAPGELGEIEVLSPGLMEGHLLGDGTLAPVPQDSWYATADLGYVDADGNLHVVGRNQAVHRSGFTLYPESLERKAEACGRQVKALPVEDVRRGWALHFVVADPEGASPAHWRRRMAPHLAAYEQPNAVHVVDRFPLSANGKTDTAELRRMVGVGG, translated from the coding sequence GTGACCGTGACGAGGACCCAGGAACCGACGGCACGGACGGTGCCCCCGGACCCGGTGGTCGCCGCTCCCGCCGCGGCCCCCGCACTCGCCGACGCGGCCGGCACGCTCACCGGGCCCGCGCTCACCCGCCGGGTGCTCGCCGCCGCACGGGAGCTGCGTGGCCGCGGTGTCGCTCCCGGCGACCGGGTCCTGGTCAAGGGCGACAACTGCGTCGACTACGTCGTGGCCCTGCTCGCCCTGATGCACCTGGACGCTTCCCTGGTCCCGGTGGACCACCGGCAGTCCGCCGCCGACGGACGGTTCGCCGCCCGCCGGGCGCGGGCCCGCTGGCTGCTGACCGGCGAGGACGGTGCCGGCGACTTCCCGGGCGAGGGCGTACTGGCCTACCCCGGCTGCGGGGCCGGGTCCGCCCCCCTGGACGGCGAGGTCGACCTCGCCGCCTGGTTCGCCCGCACCGACGCCGTGGTGCTGTGGTCCTCGGGAACCACCGGCCGCCCCAAGGGGATCGTGAAGTCCGGGCGCGCCCTCCACGACAACACCCTCCGCACCGTCCGGGCCATGGGCTACCGCGCGGACGACGTCCTCGCCCCGCTGCTGCCCTTCTCCCACCAGTACGGCCTGTCCGTGGTGCTGCTGTGGTGGCTGGCCCGCTGCACCCTGGTCGTCACGCCCTACCAGCGGCTCGACGTGGCCCTCGCACAAGCCGCCGACCACGGGGTCACCGCCGTGGACGCGGCCCCGTCCACCTACCACTCCCTGCTCGGCGTGGTGCGCCGCCGCCCTGAGCTGCGCGCCGCGCTGAGCCGCGTACGCCTGTGGGGCGTCGGCGGCGCGCCGCTGCCCGCCCCGCTCGCCGCCGCCTTCCCGCAGGCGCTGGGGCGCCCGCTGCTCGACGGGTACGGGCTGACCGAGCTCGGCAACGTCTCCCTGGCCACGCCCGACGCGCCCACCGGCTGCGGCCGGCCGCTGCCCGGCATCGGGGTACGGGTGATCCGCCCGGACGGCGAGGAGGCCGCACCCGGCGAGCTCGGTGAGATCGAGGTGCTCTCGCCCGGCCTGATGGAGGGCCACCTGCTCGGCGACGGCACGCTCGCGCCCGTGCCGCAGGACTCCTGGTACGCGACGGCCGACCTCGGGTACGTCGACGCCGACGGCAATCTGCACGTCGTGGGCCGCAACCAGGCGGTGCACCGGTCGGGCTTCACGCTGTACCCGGAGAGCCTGGAGCGCAAGGCGGAGGCCTGCGGCCGCCAGGTGAAGGCCCTGCCCGTCGAGGACGTGCGGCGCGGCTGGGCCCTGCACTTCGTCGTGGCCGACCCCGAGGGTGCCTCGCCCGCCCACTGGCGGCGGCGGATGGCCCCGCACCTGGCCGCGTACGAACAGCCCAATGCCGTCCACGTGGTGGACCGGTTCCCGCTGAGCGCCAACGGGAAGACCGACACGGCGGAGCTGCGCAGGATGGTCGGTGTGGGGGGCTGA
- the speB gene encoding agmatinase: MHHLGSAHGPDITFLGVPRLDLSDPPEDADVVILGAPFDGGTSHRPGARFGPSAMRQACYLPQNGARRSLAMGVDPLTELKVYDAGDVPCYSGDIEQSIKNIEQAVRMTAALGAVPVVLGGDHTIALPDMRGLARHHGFGRIAMLHFDAHADTGEVEDGPLYGHGKPMRQLIESGAVRGDRFLQIGLRGYWPGPDTLRWMAGQGMRSYEMSEITSRGLPACLTEAFAIATDDCDGVFLSVDVDVVDPGQAPGTGTPEPGGLTSRELLDAVRRIAYELPVVGVEVVEVAPPYDHAEITAYLGNRVVLEALSGIARRRRDLAPGTTRWDPRTPLLERDMQEGTHR; encoded by the coding sequence GTGCACCACCTGGGATCCGCCCACGGGCCCGACATCACCTTCCTCGGCGTGCCGCGGCTCGACCTGTCCGACCCGCCCGAGGACGCCGACGTCGTCATCCTCGGCGCCCCCTTCGACGGCGGCACCTCGCACCGGCCCGGCGCCCGCTTCGGCCCCTCCGCCATGCGCCAGGCCTGCTACCTGCCGCAGAACGGCGCCCGCCGCAGCCTGGCCATGGGCGTGGACCCGCTCACGGAACTGAAGGTGTACGACGCCGGGGACGTCCCCTGCTACTCCGGCGACATCGAGCAGAGCATCAAGAACATCGAGCAGGCGGTCCGGATGACGGCCGCGCTCGGCGCCGTCCCGGTCGTCCTCGGCGGCGACCACACCATCGCCCTTCCCGACATGCGCGGGCTGGCCCGCCATCACGGCTTCGGGCGGATCGCGATGCTGCACTTCGACGCGCACGCCGACACCGGCGAAGTGGAGGACGGCCCGCTCTACGGCCACGGCAAGCCGATGCGCCAGCTCATCGAGTCGGGTGCGGTGCGCGGCGACCGCTTCCTGCAGATCGGGCTGCGCGGCTACTGGCCCGGCCCCGACACCCTGCGCTGGATGGCCGGCCAGGGCATGCGCTCGTACGAGATGTCCGAGATCACCTCGCGCGGCCTGCCGGCCTGCCTCACCGAGGCCTTCGCCATCGCCACGGACGACTGCGACGGGGTGTTCCTGTCCGTCGACGTGGACGTGGTGGACCCGGGCCAGGCGCCGGGCACCGGCACCCCGGAGCCGGGCGGCCTCACCTCCCGCGAACTCCTGGACGCGGTGCGCCGGATCGCCTACGAGCTCCCGGTGGTCGGCGTCGAGGTCGTCGAGGTGGCTCCGCCCTACGACCACGCCGAGATCACCGCCTACCTGGGCAACCGCGTCGTCCTGGAGGCGCTCTCCGGCATCGCCCGGCGGCGCCGCGACCTGGCCCCGGGCACGACGCGATGGGATCCGCGCACACCGCTGCTGGAACGGGACATGCAGGAAGGAACACACCGGTGA
- a CDS encoding ribonucleotide-diphosphate reductase subunit beta: protein MPRWSTLLLDDASLAEMPKLPLKDVLRHADLVTEQQPQPQALYERWEKQQWSAQAIELGPDREDFDKRLPKAARRMIEESIATFIIGEYTGLDLLGPILTGAPEERDHLYLGTQIADETRHTQLMLRLGEELLGLDPDPKRMLVQAWNMVTPAHQELSRVETEIIRELQENPSDYRRWLRAVALFHLITEGVLALVGQRAIVNSLHGIPLLAGLKAGFTAMCRDESRHVSFGLHALRQGVQEGYGDDIREVIELAAPIALNIEEGGEADSAPQGLTMKQLGIESLYRQLRLIGIEKKFADHVVDLSALKPVPEEDR, encoded by the coding sequence ATGCCGCGCTGGAGCACACTGCTGCTCGACGACGCCTCGCTCGCCGAGATGCCGAAACTCCCCTTGAAGGACGTCCTTCGGCACGCCGATCTCGTCACCGAACAGCAGCCACAGCCACAGGCTCTCTACGAGCGCTGGGAGAAGCAGCAGTGGTCGGCCCAGGCCATCGAACTGGGGCCGGACCGCGAGGACTTCGACAAGCGGCTGCCCAAGGCCGCCCGCAGGATGATCGAGGAGTCCATCGCCACCTTCATCATCGGCGAGTACACCGGACTCGACCTGCTGGGCCCGATCCTGACCGGGGCCCCGGAGGAACGCGACCACCTCTACCTCGGTACGCAGATCGCCGACGAGACGCGCCACACCCAGCTGATGCTGCGGCTGGGCGAGGAGCTCCTCGGTCTGGACCCCGACCCGAAGCGGATGCTGGTGCAGGCGTGGAACATGGTCACGCCGGCCCACCAGGAGCTCAGCCGCGTCGAGACCGAGATCATCCGGGAGCTGCAGGAGAACCCGTCGGACTACCGGCGGTGGCTGCGCGCCGTGGCCCTCTTCCACCTGATCACCGAAGGCGTCCTCGCCCTCGTCGGCCAGCGGGCCATCGTGAACTCCCTGCACGGCATTCCGCTGCTCGCCGGACTGAAGGCCGGCTTCACGGCCATGTGCCGCGACGAGTCACGGCACGTCAGCTTCGGTCTGCACGCCCTGCGCCAGGGCGTGCAGGAGGGCTACGGCGACGACATCCGCGAGGTCATCGAGCTCGCCGCGCCGATCGCCCTCAACATCGAGGAGGGCGGAGAGGCCGACTCGGCCCCGCAGGGGCTGACCATGAAGCAGCTCGGCATCGAGAGCCTGTACCGCCAACTGCGGCTCATCGGCATCGAGAAGAAGTTCGCCGACCACGTCGTCGACCTCTCCGCGCTGAAGCCGGTCCCCGAAGAGGACCGCTGA
- the fabF gene encoding beta-ketoacyl-ACP synthase II, with product MTQTRARATDCRVVITGTGVVSPIGCTTEEFWASALAGRTGIRAIGRYDADTLPTRFAGEVVDFDPKPYMPNKQGRRLDRYAQFGLAAALQAVRQARLEIGEELATRTAVLVGSGYGPGQLMQSAIHDLRDHGRRRMTPYLASSGSLDSAAGEIAFRLGARGPSGATATACATGATCIGDAMRMIRHGYADVVIAGGADDAVNPLDLAAAANAGALSRRDDDPALASRPFDRARDGFVMGAGAGIVVLESAEHARRRGATVLAELAGYGATTDAYHSTHPHPEGLAARQAMTDALDDAGVRPEEIDHISAHGTGTQLNDRIESASIRAVFGRHALRVPISSLKSMTGHMIGAAGAVELIAAVGTIRDGIVPPTVNCDDPEDPELDYVPHTARPHAVRTVLSNSFGFGGHNAVLVLRAHPGEHRSQGGER from the coding sequence ATGACGCAGACACGGGCTCGTGCCACGGATTGCCGCGTGGTCATCACCGGCACCGGCGTCGTCTCCCCGATCGGCTGCACCACCGAGGAGTTCTGGGCCTCGGCCCTCGCCGGCCGCACCGGCATCCGGGCCATCGGCCGCTACGACGCCGACACCCTTCCGACCCGGTTCGCCGGCGAGGTGGTGGACTTCGACCCGAAGCCGTACATGCCCAACAAGCAGGGCCGCCGGCTCGACCGGTACGCACAGTTCGGGCTCGCCGCCGCCCTCCAGGCGGTACGGCAGGCCCGGCTGGAGATCGGCGAGGAACTCGCCACCCGTACCGCCGTGCTCGTGGGCTCCGGATACGGACCGGGCCAGCTCATGCAGTCGGCCATCCACGACCTGCGCGACCACGGACGCCGCCGGATGACCCCGTACCTCGCCTCCAGCGGTTCGCTGGACAGCGCGGCGGGCGAGATCGCCTTCCGGCTCGGCGCACGGGGCCCCTCCGGCGCCACCGCCACCGCCTGTGCGACCGGCGCCACCTGCATCGGTGACGCGATGCGGATGATCCGGCACGGATACGCGGACGTCGTCATCGCCGGCGGCGCGGACGACGCGGTCAACCCGCTCGACCTCGCCGCCGCCGCCAACGCGGGCGCCCTGTCCCGCCGCGACGACGATCCGGCCCTGGCCAGCCGCCCCTTCGACCGGGCCCGGGACGGGTTCGTCATGGGCGCCGGCGCGGGCATCGTCGTCCTGGAGTCCGCCGAGCACGCACGCCGCCGGGGCGCCACCGTCCTGGCCGAACTGGCGGGCTACGGCGCGACCACCGACGCGTACCACTCGACCCACCCGCACCCCGAGGGCCTCGCCGCCCGCCAGGCCATGACCGACGCCCTGGACGACGCGGGGGTGCGGCCCGAGGAGATCGACCACATCTCCGCCCACGGAACCGGCACCCAGCTCAACGACCGCATCGAGAGCGCGTCCATCCGCGCGGTGTTCGGCCGGCACGCCCTGCGCGTGCCCATCAGCTCCCTCAAGTCGATGACCGGTCACATGATCGGCGCCGCGGGAGCCGTCGAGCTGATCGCCGCGGTGGGCACGATCCGCGACGGCATCGTGCCGCCGACCGTCAACTGCGACGACCCCGAGGACCCGGAGCTGGACTACGTCCCGCACACCGCGCGGCCCCACGCCGTACGCACGGTGCTCAGCAACTCGTTCGGATTCGGCGGGCACAACGCCGTACTCGTCCTCCGGGCCCACCCCGGGGAGCACCGGTCCCAGGGAGGAGAGCGATGA
- a CDS encoding cytochrome P450 encodes MSDQAQVRRALRALFSPLGCPDPYPLYAVLRARAPVARLPDGTVVVTRYADCDRVLRDPLFRVEDDEWIARTWPEGPEHLAVHSLMGEMVNQNSPHHERLRRLVSRAFTPRRVAALRPAVERLADGLLDRLAERAAAGPVDLMEHLALPLPITVIGELLGIPEEDRAWFGPRVRDITAAIEQNLLGPDLERADAATAELWDRLGALVAERRADPREDLVSTLIAVREADGDRLTRRELLANLVLLYSAGYETTSNLIGNGTATLLDRPELLARLRGEGDDIGAWVDEMLRFTPPIQIASRWTGEDTELNGVRIEKGTQVVALLAGANRDPERFESPDTFLPGRPVSGSLSFGAGAHYCLGAALARMEAQVVFPRLLARFPHIAHAGPAEPRTRVTSLRGYDRLPLDLK; translated from the coding sequence ATGAGCGATCAGGCCCAGGTACGCCGCGCTCTCCGCGCCCTGTTCAGCCCTCTCGGCTGCCCCGACCCCTACCCCCTCTACGCGGTGCTCCGCGCGCGGGCCCCCGTGGCCCGGCTGCCCGACGGAACCGTCGTCGTCACCCGCTACGCCGACTGCGACCGTGTGCTGCGCGATCCCCTCTTCCGGGTCGAGGACGACGAATGGATCGCCCGTACCTGGCCCGAGGGTCCCGAGCACCTGGCCGTCCACTCGCTGATGGGCGAGATGGTCAACCAGAACTCGCCCCACCACGAACGGCTGCGCCGCCTGGTCAGCCGGGCCTTCACCCCGCGCCGCGTCGCAGCGCTGCGGCCCGCGGTGGAACGGCTGGCCGACGGGCTGCTCGACCGGCTCGCCGAGCGCGCCGCCGCCGGCCCGGTCGACCTGATGGAACACCTCGCCCTGCCGCTGCCCATCACCGTCATCGGCGAACTGCTCGGCATCCCCGAGGAGGACCGCGCCTGGTTCGGGCCGCGCGTGCGGGACATCACGGCGGCCATCGAGCAGAACCTCCTGGGCCCCGACCTGGAACGCGCCGACGCGGCCACCGCCGAACTCTGGGACCGGCTGGGCGCACTGGTCGCCGAGCGGCGGGCCGATCCGCGCGAGGACCTGGTCAGCACGCTGATCGCGGTCCGCGAGGCCGACGGCGACCGGCTCACCCGCCGCGAGCTGCTGGCCAATCTCGTCCTGCTCTACTCCGCGGGCTACGAGACCACCAGCAACCTCATCGGCAACGGCACCGCCACCCTCCTCGACCGGCCGGAGCTCTTGGCCCGGCTGCGCGGCGAGGGGGACGACATCGGCGCATGGGTCGACGAGATGCTGCGCTTCACCCCGCCCATCCAGATCGCCTCGCGCTGGACCGGCGAGGACACCGAACTGAACGGCGTGCGCATCGAGAAGGGGACCCAGGTCGTGGCCCTGCTCGCCGGAGCCAACCGCGACCCCGAGCGGTTCGAGTCCCCCGACACCTTCCTGCCGGGCCGGCCGGTGTCCGGCTCGCTCAGCTTCGGCGCCGGCGCGCACTACTGCCTGGGAGCGGCCCTGGCCAGGATGGAGGCCCAGGTCGTCTTCCCCCGGCTGCTGGCCCGGTTCCCGCACATCGCGCACGCCGGTCCGGCGGAGCCCCGTACGCGCGTCACTTCGCTGCGCGGCTACGACCGGCTACCGCTCGACCTGAAGTGA
- a CDS encoding acyl carrier protein, translating into MTREEIISGLAEILNEVADVEPADVTEEKHFIDDLDVDSLAMVEVIVAAEERFGVTLPEEELKELQLVSDIVIRIEKQLAA; encoded by the coding sequence ATGACGCGTGAAGAGATCATCTCCGGACTCGCCGAGATCCTGAACGAGGTCGCCGACGTCGAACCGGCCGACGTGACCGAGGAGAAGCACTTCATCGACGACCTCGACGTCGACTCCCTCGCCATGGTCGAGGTCATCGTCGCAGCCGAGGAGCGCTTCGGGGTCACCCTCCCCGAGGAGGAGCTCAAGGAGCTCCAGCTCGTGTCCGACATCGTGATCCGCATCGAGAAGCAGCTGGCCGCCTGA